A stretch of DNA from Pseudonocardia hierapolitana:
CCAGTCGGTCACCGTCTGCCAGACCACCTCGGCGGGCGCCGCGACGTCGACGGGTTCGCTGAGCTCGACCCGGGTCACTGCTCGCCCTCCACCCGCACCGCGGTGCCGGGCGACGCCGACCCGAGCACCGACTCCAGCTCGGCGACCCTCGCCAGCAGGCCGTCCCGCTGAGCGCCCGTCCGGTCCAGCTGGTCGGCGAGCCGGTCGAGCACCCAGTCGACCTCGTCCATCCGGTATCCGCGCAACGCCTGCTGGAAGCGCAGCTCGCGCACGTCGTCGCCGTCGATCTCGCCCGCGGGCAACCGGGTGGGCGTTGCGCCCGGCGGCAGTGGCGCCAGCTCCTCGCCCCGCCCGAACACGAGCGCGGACAGCCCGAACAGCGCGGCCCCGACCGCCGCGACGACCAGAAGGTAGATCAGCGCGGTCCCCACCCCGCCGATCCCATCACGCGCGCGAGATCGACGCATAGTGCCCCCGGGAGTCCGTTGCGTATATCGGCGGATCCAGGTTTCCCCTGGGTGCACCGGCGGGCCGCCGCGCGTATCGGCATGCTCGGGCGGTCCGGCGGTGCGCTCAGCGGGGAGCTGGGCCGTCGAGATATGTGGCGGACTCCCGGC
This window harbors:
- a CDS encoding DivIVA domain-containing protein produces the protein MGTALIYLLVVAAVGAALFGLSALVFGRGEELAPLPPGATPTRLPAGEIDGDDVRELRFQQALRGYRMDEVDWVLDRLADQLDRTGAQRDGLLARVAELESVLGSASPGTAVRVEGEQ